The following proteins are encoded in a genomic region of Thermococcus pacificus:
- a CDS encoding FmdE family protein produces MLTLNRLVEERDAEGILEYAREFHGHVCPYLALGIRASLLAMEELGVKRLDYSGSVDESILAIVEVNSCFTDGVQVTTGCTLGNNSLIYLDLGKTALTLVKRSTWEGVRIYADAERLARYYPPGARELFNKVIRERRGTPEERAKLRELWEEAAHRMLHLPREEFKVERVKVPPIEQAPIFDSVRCSKCGELVMETRAVHVDGETFCLRCAGERYLGVVGRGIIELGGME; encoded by the coding sequence ATGCTCACGCTCAACAGGCTCGTTGAGGAGAGGGACGCCGAGGGCATCCTCGAGTACGCGAGGGAATTCCACGGGCACGTCTGCCCCTACCTCGCGCTCGGGATAAGGGCCTCCCTCCTGGCGATGGAGGAACTCGGCGTCAAAAGGCTCGACTACTCCGGCAGCGTTGATGAGAGCATTCTCGCGATAGTCGAGGTGAACAGCTGCTTCACGGACGGCGTGCAAGTTACGACGGGCTGCACCCTCGGGAATAACTCGCTGATCTATCTCGACCTTGGAAAGACTGCCTTGACGCTCGTGAAGCGCTCTACGTGGGAAGGGGTGAGAATCTACGCAGACGCGGAGAGGCTGGCCCGGTACTACCCACCCGGGGCGAGGGAGCTCTTCAACAAAGTCATCCGGGAAAGAAGGGGAACTCCGGAGGAGAGGGCAAAACTCAGGGAGCTCTGGGAGGAAGCCGCTCACAGAATGCTCCACCTGCCGAGGGAGGAGTTCAAGGTCGAGCGCGTTAAAGTGCCGCCGATAGAGCAGGCGCCCATATTCGATAGCGTGCGCTGCTCGAAGTGCGGTGAACTCGTCATGGAGACGAGAGCTGTCCACGTCGATGGAGAGACCTTCTGCCTCCGCTGTGCCGGGGAGAGGTACCTCGGCGTGGTCGGCAGGGG
- the nikR gene encoding nickel-responsive transcriptional regulator NikR, translated as MGVIRFGVSVPEELLEKFDRIIEEKGYVNRSEAIRDMMRDFIVRHEWEQGDAEVAGTITLLYNPDEVDVVKELLDLQHEYIDEVVSSLHVHMDEHNCLEVVIVKGKASRIKEIADRLLSLKGVKHGKLVMTGTGKEPV; from the coding sequence ATAGGTGTAATACGTTTCGGTGTCTCCGTTCCTGAGGAGCTTCTTGAGAAGTTCGACCGTATAATAGAGGAGAAGGGCTACGTCAACAGGAGCGAGGCCATACGCGATATGATGCGCGACTTCATAGTCAGGCACGAGTGGGAGCAGGGCGACGCTGAAGTGGCCGGGACAATAACCTTGCTCTACAACCCCGACGAGGTCGACGTTGTGAAGGAACTCCTTGATCTGCAGCATGAGTACATAGATGAAGTGGTCTCGAGCCTCCACGTCCACATGGACGAGCACAACTGTCTTGAGGTCGTTATCGTCAAGGGAAAGGCGAGCAGGATAAAGGAGATAGCGGACAGGCTGTTGAGCCTGAAAGGGGTAAAGCACGGCAAGCTCGTCATGACCGGAACCGGAAAGGAGCCGGTTTAG
- a CDS encoding thioredoxin family protein codes for MIVEYDGKTDFESGKVVLWFSIPGCPPCRLVESFIEDVSREFSEIRILHVNAEEWNDLVSRFDVLNVPTLIYLKDGREVARQNLIRSKEEVLVRFEELARL; via the coding sequence TTGATAGTTGAATACGACGGAAAAACCGACTTCGAAAGCGGAAAGGTCGTACTCTGGTTCTCCATCCCCGGCTGTCCACCGTGCAGGCTCGTCGAGAGCTTTATTGAGGATGTCAGCAGAGAGTTCTCGGAGATTAGGATACTCCACGTAAACGCGGAGGAGTGGAATGACCTCGTGAGCCGCTTTGACGTCCTCAACGTCCCGACGCTGATCTATCTAAAGGACGGGAGGGAGGTGGCGAGGCAGAACCTGATAAGGAGCAAAGAGGAGGTGCTGGTAAGGTTCGAGGAGCTGGCGCGGCTGTAG
- a CDS encoding heavy metal translocating P-type ATPase, whose protein sequence is MEITLKVSGMTCAMCVKTIEMALKELPGVKDARANLGTETVLVKFDESEVGLNQIIKAIEDVGYTVVRERKDVVLKIGGMTCAMCVKTIEAALKELPGVLEASVNLGTETARVSYDPSVVDIEDIKKAIESVGYQFIGVEGEETHDVERELREKTLRDMKRKLAVAWGIGIALFASMQAGRFGLEIPYLMPLQFVLATLAIAYAGRGIFGKALSSLRHKNLTMEVMYSLGIGSAYFASVLATVGIIPKEFNFYEASVLLMAFLLLGRYLETRAKGRTSEAIKKLIGLQAKKATVLRDGEEVEVPISEVKVGDVVIVKPGERIPVDGIVLEGESYVDESMITGEPVPGLKREGDEVIGGTINKNSVLKIEAKRVGRDTVLAGIIRLVEEAQNTKPPIQRLADKIVTYFIPAVLTIALLSFAYWYFVAGKPLLFAFTTLLSVLVIACPCAFGLATPTALTVGMGKGAEMGILIKNGEVLEIARKATVVLFDKTGTLTRGQPEVTDVITFGMDEKELLKLVASAERRSEHPLGEAVVRKAEELGLELEEPEKFEAITGKGVRAVVSGREVLAGNRKLMVESGLNLDEVEETLRKLENEAKTAVIVAVDGKITGVLGIADTIKEGAKEVIEELHRMGKKVGMITGDNRRTAEAIGRVLGVDYVLAEVMPGEKANEVKKLQEKGEIVVFVGDGINDAPALAQADIGIAVGNATDIAMESGDIVLMRNDPRDVVRAIKLSQKTLGKIKQNIFWAMFYNTILIPFAAGLAFILFGIEFRPEWAAGAMSMSSVSVVTNSLLLKRAKI, encoded by the coding sequence ATGGAGATCACTCTCAAGGTCAGCGGCATGACCTGTGCGATGTGCGTTAAAACCATAGAGATGGCCCTCAAGGAGCTTCCGGGCGTTAAAGACGCCAGGGCAAACCTGGGGACCGAAACGGTCCTTGTGAAGTTCGACGAGTCGGAAGTGGGCCTGAATCAAATCATCAAGGCCATCGAGGACGTCGGCTACACCGTGGTGCGCGAGAGGAAAGACGTAGTCCTCAAAATCGGCGGAATGACGTGCGCCATGTGCGTCAAGACGATAGAGGCCGCGCTCAAAGAGCTCCCCGGCGTTCTTGAGGCCAGCGTAAACCTGGGAACCGAGACGGCCAGGGTAAGCTACGACCCGAGCGTGGTTGACATTGAGGACATCAAAAAGGCCATCGAGAGCGTGGGCTACCAGTTCATCGGCGTGGAGGGAGAAGAAACGCACGACGTCGAGAGGGAACTGAGGGAGAAAACCCTAAGGGACATGAAGAGGAAGCTGGCCGTCGCGTGGGGCATAGGGATAGCGCTCTTCGCCTCAATGCAGGCCGGTCGCTTCGGGCTCGAGATACCCTACCTGATGCCGCTTCAGTTCGTTCTGGCGACGCTTGCAATAGCCTACGCCGGCAGGGGGATATTCGGGAAGGCCCTCTCCTCGCTCAGGCATAAGAATTTGACGATGGAGGTCATGTACTCCCTCGGCATAGGCTCGGCATACTTTGCGAGCGTTTTGGCGACCGTTGGAATAATCCCCAAGGAATTCAACTTCTACGAGGCGAGCGTCCTGCTCATGGCCTTCCTGCTCCTTGGGAGGTACCTCGAAACGAGGGCCAAAGGAAGGACGAGCGAGGCAATAAAGAAGCTGATAGGCCTTCAGGCGAAGAAGGCCACCGTCCTGAGGGACGGGGAGGAGGTTGAAGTCCCGATAAGCGAGGTTAAGGTGGGCGACGTCGTCATAGTGAAGCCCGGCGAGAGGATTCCGGTTGATGGCATCGTCCTTGAGGGGGAGAGCTACGTTGACGAGTCCATGATAACCGGCGAGCCGGTGCCCGGCCTCAAGCGGGAGGGCGACGAGGTCATAGGCGGAACGATAAACAAGAACTCCGTCCTCAAAATCGAGGCGAAGCGCGTGGGCAGGGACACGGTTCTGGCCGGGATAATAAGGCTCGTCGAGGAGGCTCAAAACACGAAGCCGCCGATACAAAGGCTGGCGGACAAAATAGTGACCTACTTCATCCCTGCCGTGCTTACCATAGCGCTCCTCTCCTTTGCCTACTGGTACTTCGTGGCGGGTAAGCCTCTCCTCTTCGCGTTCACGACGCTCCTCAGCGTTCTGGTTATAGCGTGCCCCTGCGCCTTCGGACTGGCAACTCCAACCGCTCTAACGGTCGGCATGGGCAAGGGGGCCGAGATGGGCATACTCATCAAGAACGGTGAGGTGCTCGAGATAGCGAGGAAGGCGACGGTTGTCCTCTTCGACAAGACCGGGACGCTCACCAGAGGCCAGCCCGAGGTTACGGACGTCATAACCTTCGGGATGGACGAGAAAGAGCTTTTAAAGCTGGTTGCCTCTGCCGAGAGGCGCTCCGAGCACCCGCTCGGCGAGGCTGTGGTGAGGAAGGCTGAGGAACTCGGCCTTGAGCTTGAGGAGCCCGAGAAGTTTGAAGCGATAACAGGGAAGGGCGTTAGGGCAGTAGTCAGCGGAAGGGAGGTCTTGGCGGGCAACAGGAAGCTCATGGTTGAGAGTGGCCTAAACCTCGATGAAGTCGAGGAAACCCTGAGAAAGCTTGAGAACGAGGCGAAGACGGCCGTAATAGTTGCGGTGGACGGGAAAATAACTGGAGTCCTCGGCATAGCGGACACGATAAAGGAAGGCGCCAAAGAGGTCATAGAGGAGCTCCACAGGATGGGCAAGAAGGTGGGTATGATAACCGGCGACAACAGGAGAACGGCCGAGGCGATAGGAAGGGTTCTTGGCGTGGATTACGTCCTCGCGGAGGTTATGCCGGGCGAGAAGGCCAACGAAGTGAAAAAGCTCCAGGAAAAAGGGGAGATAGTGGTCTTCGTTGGGGACGGCATAAACGACGCACCAGCCTTGGCCCAGGCCGACATCGGCATAGCCGTTGGAAACGCGACCGACATAGCGATGGAGAGCGGCGACATAGTTCTCATGAGGAACGATCCAAGGGACGTGGTGAGAGCTATAAAGCTCAGCCAGAAGACCCTCGGGAAGATAAAGCAGAACATCTTCTGGGCGATGTTCTACAACACGATACTCATACCCTTCGCCGCCGGTCTGGCCTTCATCCTCTTCGGGATAGAGTTCAGGCCGGAGTGGGCCGCTGGGGCGATGAGCATGAGCAGCGTGAGCGTCGTTACAAACTCGCTCCTGCTCAAGAGGGCCAAAATCTAA
- a CDS encoding TRASH domain-containing protein — MDVKMDELDLKLIYLLMDDSRLSISELAERLGVSRPTVRARLEKLEKEGVIQGYTVKLNPELLRAHNVVALIVKTDEPEKMNEFEEIIEINRFTSRKYLIKIAVENMEELRKVIEGAGFEVIEIMPILGSVERKNPPKVKVPFKCDYCGKEIVGEPIVYKYRNKVYFFCCPTCLREFRKTRESIEKFKPKEEGSAHEGHSQ, encoded by the coding sequence ATGGACGTGAAGATGGACGAACTCGACCTGAAGCTCATCTACCTTTTGATGGACGACTCGCGGCTTAGCATCTCGGAGCTGGCGGAAAGGCTCGGCGTGAGCAGGCCGACCGTTCGGGCGAGGCTTGAGAAGCTGGAGAAGGAGGGGGTAATCCAGGGCTACACCGTAAAGCTCAACCCCGAGCTCCTCAGGGCGCACAACGTCGTCGCGCTCATCGTGAAGACGGATGAGCCCGAGAAGATGAACGAGTTCGAGGAGATAATCGAGATAAACCGCTTCACGAGCAGGAAGTACCTCATAAAGATAGCCGTTGAAAACATGGAAGAGCTCAGAAAGGTTATCGAGGGAGCCGGTTTCGAGGTCATCGAGATAATGCCCATTCTGGGGAGCGTGGAGAGGAAGAACCCACCGAAGGTCAAGGTGCCCTTCAAGTGCGACTACTGCGGGAAGGAAATAGTCGGGGAGCCCATAGTATACAAATACCGCAACAAGGTCTACTTCTTCTGCTGCCCGACCTGTCTGAGGGAGTTCAGGAAGACGAGGGAAAGCATAGAAAAGTTCAAGCCGAAGGAAGAAGGAAGCGCCCACGAAGGGCACTCCCAGTGA